ATTGCATTTTCCAGAAGCGACCTGGCCGAGGCAGAATCAATCGCCAGCCGAATCAGGATTGTGGCCTCAGCCTCGCTCGGGATTACGTTTGCACGCGTGCCGCCTGAGAGGACGCCGATGTTGCAGGTGGTTTCGCCGAACACTTCATCAGACGGCCAGTCAATTGAGCGGACGTCGTTAAGCACGTCCAACAAATGTTCGATCGCTGAATCGCCCTGCTCCGGATAAGCGGAATGAGCCGCACGACCTTTTGTTCTGATCGTTGCCTGCAAAGAGCCTTTGGTGCCAACTGCCAGCTTATTCTCAGTTGGTTCGCCGTTGATTAGATATTCACACGCTGAGCTTTCGGGATATTCATTCGCAACCTTTGCGCCCGCGCTGGTCACCTCCTCATCGACCGTAAAGAGCAATCCGATTTCGTTGAAGCCTTCGGCGCGCAACCTTTCCGCCGCGGCAATCTGTGCCGCAATTATTCCTTTCGCATCGCACGCGCCGCGGCCGTAAATGAATTCATCGTCTTCGCGCGAAGCGATGAACGGCGGCACCGTGTCCATGTGCGTCGAGAGCACGACACGCGGCCGGGCTTCAGTACGCGCAATGATATTCGAACGTTCAGGCGCGATGTTCTGCAACTCAACGTGATAGCCAAGCCGGATAAGCAATTCGCCTAGTGAAGTTCCGATCTGAAACTCCTCACCCGTAACCGACGGAATGTCGATCAGTTCGCGCGTGAGTCTAAGCACATCAGTCATGGATT
The nucleotide sequence above comes from Pyrinomonadaceae bacterium. Encoded proteins:
- a CDS encoding M20/M25/M40 family metallo-hydrolase; translation: MTDVLRLTRELIDIPSVTGEEFQIGTSLGELLIRLGYHVELQNIAPERSNIIARTEARPRVVLSTHMDTVPPFIASREDDEFIYGRGACDAKGIIAAQIAAAERLRAEGFNEIGLLFTVDEEVTSAGAKVANEYPESSACEYLINGEPTENKLAVGTKGSLQATIRTKGRAAHSAYPEQGDSAIEHLLDVLNDVRSIDWPSDEVFGETTCNIGVLSGGTRANVIPSEAEATILIRLAIDSASARSLLENAIDGRAAVDYKSGHDPIRLLSLDGFEQMIARFTTDIPYLSNWGRPLLIGPGSILDAHTDGEKVRKSDLLTAVDLYVNIVKQL